The sequence ACAGGCGGTTTGCAAAGGATCACAATACAATCCGTTTTTTCTAATCCGTTGTTCGGCGAATAACCTCCAACACCGGGGGAAGTTTTCTCAATTTATCAATAGTGTCATAAAGATGGGTGGTGTCACGTACCTGGACGGTCATAAGGATCTCTGTGTTGCCATCGATATCCGACCTGAAGTTTCCCGATTCAATATTCACGTCTTCCTCGGAAAGGCGTGTGGCCACGGTTGCCAGAACCCCCCGCTGGTTTTTGCACTTCATCTTGATCTTGACGGGCAAGCGCTGATGACCGGAATTTTCCCAGCTGACGTCAAGGAGTCGTTCATCCTCCATGTTGGCCACGTTGGGACAATCCTGGGTGTGAATGGTCACCCCCCTGCCCCGGCTGATATACCCGACAATGGGATCTCCGGGAACAGGGTTGCAGCATTGGGCAAACCGTACCAGAACATCCTCGACCCCACGTACCCTGATGGAATCCGAAGCCAAACGTTTTTCTTCCCTGGATCGTACCGCTTCCAGTTCCCTGGCTTTTTCCGCTTCCTTTTCCGGCAGCATCTCTTCCTTGGGAAGAAGCTGATGCAGGAGCTGTTTGGGGGTAATGCGGGCATAGCCAACAGCAGACAGAAGATCGTCAACCGTCTTGAGGGACATTTCCCGGGCAATGGGCTCGAGATCACCGTTCTTGAGGGCCTTGACAAAATTGATACCCAGTTTGCGGCCCTCTTTTTCCAGGACCTCTTTGGCCAGGGAAATGGACCGGGCCCGTTCCTCGGTGCGCATCCAGTGCTTGATCCGGGTCCTGGCCTTGGCTGTTTTCACAAATTGCAGCCAGTCGCTGCTGGGATGACGACCTTGCGTGGTGATGATTTCAACGGTGTCCCCGTTGACCAGAGGCGTATTCAAAGGAACCAGCCGTCCGTTGACCTTGGCTCCTGAACACTGGTTGCCCACTTCCGTGTGAATGGTGTAGGCAAAATCCACGGGCGTGGCGCCTTCGGGAAGTTCCCTGACCTGGCCCTGGGGGGTGAACACGTAGACCTCGTCCTGGAAAAGATCGAACCTGAGGGACGACATGAACTCCCTGGGATTCTTGAGCTCTCCCTGCCAGTCCAGAATCTGCCGGAGCCAGGAAAACCGGTCCGCATCCTTTTCCTTGATCCTCGAACCTTCCTTGTAGATCCAGTGAGCCGCAACACCATATTCGGCGAGCTTGTGCATCTCTTCGGTCCGGATCTGGATCTCGATCCGTTCCCCTTCGGGACCAATGACCGTGGTATGCAGACTCTGATACATATTCGCCTTGGGCATGGAGATGTAATCCTTGAATCTCCCGGGCACGGGTTTCCACAGGGAATGGACCAGCCCCAGAACCGTATAGCAATCCTTGACCGTCTTGACCTTGGCCCTGAAGGCAATCAGGTCGTAGATCTGGTCAAAGGTCAGTTTCTGGGTCTTCATCTTGTGGTAAATGCTGTAGGCATGCTTGATCCTTCCGGAAACAGACCCCTCAACATTGTTATCCGCCAGCAACTTGCCAATGAGCGTGCACACATTGTCGATGTAGCCCTGACCGGCGACCTGATGTTGCTTGAGCCCCTCCTGAATCTGGTTGTAGATGTCCGGCTTTTGATACCGAAGACTCAAATCCTCGAGCTGGATCTTGAGAATATACAAACCAAGACGATTGGCCAGGGGGGCATAGATATCCATGGTTTCCTGGGCAATGAGTCGCTGCTTGATGTCCTTTTGAAACTCCAGGGTCCGCATATTGTGCAGACGATCGGCAAGCTTGACCATGATCACCCGGATATCATCGGCCATGGCCAGAATCATCTTGCGGATGTTCTCGGCCTGGGCCTCTTCCCGTGAATCAAACTTCATCTTGCTGATCTTGGTCACGCCTTCCACGATCTTGGCCACATCCTCGCCAAACTGTTCCACGAGATCCTCGCGCGTTGCCACGGTATCCTCAATGGTATCATGCAAAAGCCCCGCGGAAATGGTGGGAGCGTCCAGCTGCAGACCTGCCAGAATGTTGGCCACCTCCAGGGGATGGGACAGATAGGGCTCCCCGGACAAACGGATCTGGCCGGCATGGGCCGAGGCAGAAAAAATATACGCCTTCTGGATGAGGCCCTGCTCGGAAGGAGATAGATACAGGCCGACCTTGTCCAGGATTTCATTGATTCGAATCATTGTACTAGGGGTTTGCAAAAAGTTGATGGTAAAAAAAGGATGCTATTCCCAAATGTTCGCGGGTGCAATCATTTATGGAACCCTTACCGTGTCAGCTGCAGGGTCTTGGGGATCCACCAGTCATTGAAGTTGTACGTGATTCCTGCCGGCGCCGGCTCTATGCCCCTGAACCGTTTCTGGACAATGGGCAGGGACATGGGGACGTAGAGAAAACAATACGGTTGATCACGATGCAGGATTTCCTGGATGCGATCGTACACGGGCTTGCGCTCCCTGGGGTCCATGAGCCTTCGCCCCTTATCCAAAAGCGCATCCAGTTCCTTGTTCTTGTACCCCACGAAATTGAGACCTCCGGGCACGGCCTTGGATGAATGCCACACATTGTAGATATCCGGATCCTGGAGGATGTTCCACCCGAGAATCAGGGCATCAAACCGCCCCTTGTCCACAAATTCCTTGATGAACGTGGCCCACTCCACGGTTCGGATCCTGACGTCGATACCGATCTGCTTGAGCCGATACTGGATGATGGTGGCGGCTTTGATGCGCAGGTTGTTGCCCTGATTGGTAAGAATCGTGAATCTGAAAGCGTGACCGTCCTTGTCCAGCCAGCCATCCCCATCCCGATCCTTCCACCCTGCCTGGGCCAGAAGCGCTCTGGCCCTTTCGGGATCATGGACATAATCCCTGATGGATGTATTGTAGACCCATGTGCCGGGTTTGTAGGGTCCGATAGTGGACTGCCCCTGACCAAGAAGCACTCCCTTGACAATTTCCTCCTTGTCAATGGCATGGGCAATGGCCCGTCGAACCCTTACATCGGCAAACAGGGGCCGTTGCAGATTGTACCCCAGATAGGCGTAACTGAACGAAAGGTAGGTGTACTTGGCAAATCCCTGCTCCCAAAGGGGACCTTTGGTCTGGTAAAGATACTGCTGGGGCGACAGGTTCATCATGTCCAGGTTCCCGGACTTGAGTTCCATGAACATGGTGGTCGTATCCGGAATGAAACGGTACACCACCGTGTCAATATTCGGCCTGCCCTCAAAATAATCCTCATTGGCTTCCAGCACGATCCGTCTGCCGGGTTCCCACTCCTTGAGCCTGTAGGGCCCTGCGCCCATGGGGTTTCTGCTATAGGGTGTATCAAGAAGGTTCTCCTTTTCCAGCACGTGCTTGGGCAGGATAAGGGACGCCCAGGTGAGCAATGCCCGGGCAAAGGGCCTGTCATAAGTGACCTCAAAGGTATACTTGTCAATAAGGTTAAAGGACTTGATGGCCTTGAAATTTTCCGCATAGGCCGTTGGGGTCTCGGGATCGATCATCAGCTTGTAGGTGAATTCCACATCTTCTGTTGTCAGGGGCTGCCCGTCAAACCAACGAATATCATCGCGAAGGGTGAACCTGAGCCGTTGACCACCATCCAGGACCTCGTAGGATCTGGCAGCCCAGGGCTCAAGCTCAATGTTCTTGTTGTAGCGCAACAAGGCCACATACAGATATTCGGCCAGTTCATGGGAGGCACCATCCGAGGCCAAGGGAGGGATGAGATTGCTGGGTTCGCCAATGGAACCGAGAACAATCCGCCCGCCAGGAACAGCCTGTTCGTCAGCAATTTCATCCATTGCCATTGCAACATGCTGACCATGGGAAATCGAGGGAGGACTTTCAAAGGAATCACATCCCATCAACAGACAAACAATAATCACTGGCCAAACAAGACATATATCTCTCATCGCGATACCCTTGATATCTCTTTTCATTTCTTGTTCTGCTGGCAAACATCGCCACAGGCTGCATAATTTTCACGAAGTGCTTGAAAAAAATTCCGACTTTGATTAAATGGATGAATCGTTTGTTGCTCGCTAAAGATTTGTATGACAATTTAAGGGTAACATTTCCCGTGAATGTATGACATCGTGGGATCAAATCCTTTTGCAAGAATACCCGGGACAAAAAAACCGACGCTTGAGGTCCCATGTGGCGCGCTGGTGAATGCCCATGACAATCCCCCCAGGCGATCTGCACGCAAAAAATTGTAAATTCTCATAGATAGAGTTTCAAGGAGAGAATAATTTCATGAAAAATCAAGAAGAGCACAGGATCAAAACTCTTCTCAGCGATTACATCGATGACAATATACCCGAGTATATTCTTGAAGGTGGCAAGGCCATTGTCATGGATGACCGCATCCAGAAGCTGAACGTCCAGAAAAACGAATTTTCCTGGGATGTTGAGGGCCAGATCCAAGGTGATGATTTTCAAGTATACAACTCGGAAATAGGAATCAACCTGGATCAGGGCAATGTGACGGTCTACTGCAATTGCGCCGAGGCCTTTACCGGTGCGTGCAAACACGCTGCAGCAACCCTTCTCAAACTTTCCGACCAATTGTCCGGTGACCAGGAAGAGGATCTGGTCAAGCCCAAGGTCGATTGGAAACAGAATTTCAGGATCTTCTTTTCTACAGAACTGGAACCCGAAGCCGGTCAGCACTATCTCATCTACCGTTTTTTCCCGGAAAACGGTCGTTTGCAGATCGAGTTCTACCGGGCACGTCAAAACAAATCAGGGCTTTCCACGGTCCAGAATCCCATCACCCTGGAACAGATCATCCGCAATCCCAACTGGTGCGAGGTTGCTCCCCAGCTTCCCCGCGTATGCGAACAGATCGGGCAATACCTGGACTACTACGGTCACCGTGTGGAAATCCCCTTTGGGCTTCTGACCTGGTTTTTCTGGGCCATCCGCAAGGAATACTACCTCTTCTGGCAGGATTCCGAAACCCCTGTGCGCATCGAAAGCACGCCCATGCGCTTGCAGGTCAGCCCCCGGATCAACGACGAAGGATTGGGCTTTGAACTCATGCTCGGTCGCGAAGGCAAAGTACCCTTTTCC comes from Desulfoplanes formicivorans and encodes:
- a CDS encoding RelA/SpoT family protein, whose translation is MIRINEILDKVGLYLSPSEQGLIQKAYIFSASAHAGQIRLSGEPYLSHPLEVANILAGLQLDAPTISAGLLHDTIEDTVATREDLVEQFGEDVAKIVEGVTKISKMKFDSREEAQAENIRKMILAMADDIRVIMVKLADRLHNMRTLEFQKDIKQRLIAQETMDIYAPLANRLGLYILKIQLEDLSLRYQKPDIYNQIQEGLKQHQVAGQGYIDNVCTLIGKLLADNNVEGSVSGRIKHAYSIYHKMKTQKLTFDQIYDLIAFRAKVKTVKDCYTVLGLVHSLWKPVPGRFKDYISMPKANMYQSLHTTVIGPEGERIEIQIRTEEMHKLAEYGVAAHWIYKEGSRIKEKDADRFSWLRQILDWQGELKNPREFMSSLRFDLFQDEVYVFTPQGQVRELPEGATPVDFAYTIHTEVGNQCSGAKVNGRLVPLNTPLVNGDTVEIITTQGRHPSSDWLQFVKTAKARTRIKHWMRTEERARSISLAKEVLEKEGRKLGINFVKALKNGDLEPIAREMSLKTVDDLLSAVGYARITPKQLLHQLLPKEEMLPEKEAEKARELEAVRSREEKRLASDSIRVRGVEDVLVRFAQCCNPVPGDPIVGYISRGRGVTIHTQDCPNVANMEDERLLDVSWENSGHQRLPVKIKMKCKNQRGVLATVATRLSEEDVNIESGNFRSDIDGNTEILMTVQVRDTTHLYDTIDKLRKLPPVLEVIRRTTD
- a CDS encoding peptide-binding protein, producing MRDICLVWPVIIVCLLMGCDSFESPPSISHGQHVAMAMDEIADEQAVPGGRIVLGSIGEPSNLIPPLASDGASHELAEYLYVALLRYNKNIELEPWAARSYEVLDGGQRLRFTLRDDIRWFDGQPLTTEDVEFTYKLMIDPETPTAYAENFKAIKSFNLIDKYTFEVTYDRPFARALLTWASLILPKHVLEKENLLDTPYSRNPMGAGPYRLKEWEPGRRIVLEANEDYFEGRPNIDTVVYRFIPDTTTMFMELKSGNLDMMNLSPQQYLYQTKGPLWEQGFAKYTYLSFSYAYLGYNLQRPLFADVRVRRAIAHAIDKEEIVKGVLLGQGQSTIGPYKPGTWVYNTSIRDYVHDPERARALLAQAGWKDRDGDGWLDKDGHAFRFTILTNQGNNLRIKAATIIQYRLKQIGIDVRIRTVEWATFIKEFVDKGRFDALILGWNILQDPDIYNVWHSSKAVPGGLNFVGYKNKELDALLDKGRRLMDPRERKPVYDRIQEILHRDQPYCFLYVPMSLPIVQKRFRGIEPAPAGITYNFNDWWIPKTLQLTR